The Pygocentrus nattereri isolate fPygNat1 chromosome 1, fPygNat1.pri, whole genome shotgun sequence genome window below encodes:
- the LOC108425343 gene encoding aldo-keto reductase family 1 member D1-like isoform X1, protein MTLTAESHSVTLSDGFKIPLMGLGTYGDPRTTPKGTACESVKYAIDVGYRHIDGALVYFNEHEVGQAIREKIADGTVKREDVFYCGKLWNTFHPPELVMPALKRTLKTLELDYVDLYIIELPLAFKPGDVFYPKDENGKEVYHDTDLCATWEALEACKDAGLTKSLGVSNFNKRQLELILNKPGLKHKPVTNQIECHPYFTQPKMMEFCKKNDIIIVGYSPLGTSRDPSWVNLKSPPLLEDELLVSIGKKYKKTSAQVALRFNVQRGVVVIPKSFSPKRIKENFEIFDFSLTDDEMKEIEGLNKNIRFVELLMWSDHPEYPFHDDY, encoded by the exons ATGACATTGACAGCTGAGAGCCACTCAGTCACCCTGAGTGATGGGTTCAAAATCCCTCTCATGGGGCTTGGGACCTATGGAGATCCTAGGACA aCTCCAAAAGGAACGGCATGTGAATCAGTGAAGTATGCCATTGATGTTGGATACAGGCATATTGACGGAGCTTTAGTGTATTTCAATGAACATGAAGTAGGCCAAGCCATCCGAGAAAAAATTGCTGATGGAACAGTCAAGAGAGAGGACGTTTTCTACTGTGGAAAG CTATGGAACACTTTCCACCCTCCAGAACTTGTAATGCCGGCACTAAAGCGAACTCTCAAAACCCTGGAGCTGGACTATGTGGACCTCTACATCATTGAACTGCCCCTGGCCTTCAAG CCAGGAGACGTCTTCTATCCAAAAGATGAGAATGGGAAGGAGGTATACCATGACACAGACCTTTGTGCTACATGGGAG GCTTTAGAAGCCTGTAAAGATGCAGGTCTGACCAAATCTCTTGGAGTGTCCAACTTCAACAAGAGGCAACTGGAGTTGATCCTGAATAAGCCAGGTCTGAAGCACAAACCTGTAACAAACCAG ATTGAATGCCACCCATACTTCACTCAGCCTAAAATGATGGAATTTTGTAAGAAGAATGACATCATCATTGTTGGATACAGTCCTCTCGGAACGTCCAGAGATCCATCCTG GGTGAATTTAAAAAGTCCTCCTCTGCTGGAGGATGAGCTTCTGGTGTCCATTGGCAAGAAGTATAAGAAGACCTCAGCACAAGTGGCCCTGAGGTTCAACGTCCAGCGAGGTGTGGTTGTCATTCCCAAGAGCTTCAGTCCAAAGCGCATTAAAGAAAACTTTGAG ATATTTGACTTCTCTTTAACCGATGATGAAATGAAGGAGATCGAGGGGCTGAACAAGAACATCCGATTTGTGGAGCTGCTCAT GTGGAGCGATCATCCTGAATACCCATTCCATGATGACTATTAG
- the LOC108425343 gene encoding aldo-keto reductase family 1 member D1-like isoform X2 translates to MGSKSLSWGLGPMEILGQHIDGALVYFNEHEVGQAIREKIADGTVKREDVFYCGKLWNTFHPPELVMPALKRTLKTLELDYVDLYIIELPLAFKPGDVFYPKDENGKEVYHDTDLCATWEALEACKDAGLTKSLGVSNFNKRQLELILNKPGLKHKPVTNQIECHPYFTQPKMMEFCKKNDIIIVGYSPLGTSRDPSWVNLKSPPLLEDELLVSIGKKYKKTSAQVALRFNVQRGVVVIPKSFSPKRIKENFEIFDFSLTDDEMKEIEGLNKNIRFVELLMWSDHPEYPFHDDY, encoded by the exons ATGGGTTCAAAATCCCTCTCATGGGGCTTGGGACCTATGGAGATCCTAGGACA GCATATTGACGGAGCTTTAGTGTATTTCAATGAACATGAAGTAGGCCAAGCCATCCGAGAAAAAATTGCTGATGGAACAGTCAAGAGAGAGGACGTTTTCTACTGTGGAAAG CTATGGAACACTTTCCACCCTCCAGAACTTGTAATGCCGGCACTAAAGCGAACTCTCAAAACCCTGGAGCTGGACTATGTGGACCTCTACATCATTGAACTGCCCCTGGCCTTCAAG CCAGGAGACGTCTTCTATCCAAAAGATGAGAATGGGAAGGAGGTATACCATGACACAGACCTTTGTGCTACATGGGAG GCTTTAGAAGCCTGTAAAGATGCAGGTCTGACCAAATCTCTTGGAGTGTCCAACTTCAACAAGAGGCAACTGGAGTTGATCCTGAATAAGCCAGGTCTGAAGCACAAACCTGTAACAAACCAG ATTGAATGCCACCCATACTTCACTCAGCCTAAAATGATGGAATTTTGTAAGAAGAATGACATCATCATTGTTGGATACAGTCCTCTCGGAACGTCCAGAGATCCATCCTG GGTGAATTTAAAAAGTCCTCCTCTGCTGGAGGATGAGCTTCTGGTGTCCATTGGCAAGAAGTATAAGAAGACCTCAGCACAAGTGGCCCTGAGGTTCAACGTCCAGCGAGGTGTGGTTGTCATTCCCAAGAGCTTCAGTCCAAAGCGCATTAAAGAAAACTTTGAG ATATTTGACTTCTCTTTAACCGATGATGAAATGAAGGAGATCGAGGGGCTGAACAAGAACATCCGATTTGTGGAGCTGCTCAT GTGGAGCGATCATCCTGAATACCCATTCCATGATGACTATTAG